Proteins encoded in a region of the Thermoanaerobaculia bacterium genome:
- a CDS encoding MerR family transcriptional regulator yields MPDPAPRKDAWKTAEVCKTADVAPYVLKYWLTEFPVLSADKDKGPNRLFTAREVDIISRIRQLLYDEGFTIAGAKKKIDAEISAGNFDGGTAKKKSAAPPAPAPSAAPRAAAPANPAADPKRIARELREILKMLKS; encoded by the coding sequence ATGCCCGACCCCGCTCCCCGGAAGGACGCCTGGAAGACGGCCGAGGTCTGCAAGACGGCCGACGTCGCCCCCTACGTCCTCAAGTACTGGCTGACGGAATTTCCGGTTCTCTCGGCCGACAAGGACAAGGGACCGAACCGCCTCTTCACCGCGCGCGAGGTCGACATCATCTCCCGCATCCGGCAGCTCCTCTACGACGAGGGGTTCACGATCGCCGGCGCGAAGAAGAAGATCGACGCCGAGATCTCCGCCGGGAACTTCGACGGCGGAACGGCGAAGAAGAAGTCGGCGGCACCCCCGGCCCCCGCGCCGTCCGCCGCTCCGCGCGCCGCCGCTCCCGCCAACCCGGCGGCGGATCCGAAGAGGATCGCGCGCGAGCTGCGCGAGATCCTGAAGATGCTCAAGTCCTGA